In the bacterium genome, GTATTCCGCTGATCACCACACCGTTGGTGCTAAAGGTCCACTTGTCCACGACCGGCTCGCGCTCGAACAAACGATGATAAGCCCGCACCGCAATGGCGAGCTCGGGCGCATCGGGCGCGGTCGTCCATGTGGGATAATACTTTTCCGTCGGATAGCAAAGTCCCGTATAGGCTGCTTCTTCGTACTTCGGCACCTCGACGATGGCATCAGTATATCCGGCACGAGCCGCCGCGTCTTGGATCTCCACCACCGCGATCTCTTTCGTTTCGCCAGTAGTCAATCGGCGGTCAATCCAGAGCGATGCACCGTCCGGCACTGCGCACAACGACGGCGATGATGAACTTGCCTCGGTGACGGCCACGGTTCCCTTGCCGAGAAACTCATCGAACGCCAGCCGCTCGTTCAGCTTCTCGATTTCCAGCGCGATACGTGAGATTTTATAGATCGCGTTATCGCCACGTTCGGGAGCGGAACCGTGACACGAAAGTCCGCCGACCTTCACCCGCATCTCCATCCGTCCGCGCTGTCCGCGATGAATTTTCAGGTCGGTGGGTTCGGTGATGACCACCAGTTCGGGACGTATCCTTTCCTCGCGGATCAGATATTGCCAGCACAGACCATCGCACTCTTCTTCCATCACCGATCCTACAAACAGAATCGTGAGATCGCCGGACAGATCAAATTCTTTGATGATCCGCCCCGCTGAGATCATCGCCGCCATTCCGCCTTTCTGATCCACCGTCCCCCGTCCCCAAACTTTGCCGTCTTCCACTTTGGGAGTGAAGGGATCGAACGACCACAGCGAGCGCTCCCCCGCGTACACCGTGTCAATGTGAGCATCGAAAGCCACCACGCGCGGGCCGTTGCCGATCCGTCCGATAATGTTTCCCAGTCCGTCCACGCGAATCTCGTCGAATTGTGCCGCTTCCATCTCACGGCGGATTACCGCAACGACTTCGCGTTCTTTCCGCGAGAACGACGGTATGCGAACCAGATCACACAAGAACCGAACCGTATCATTCAATCTGTCCACAGCCCGTCGGCGAATTTGCTGGCAGAGATCATTCATTTGATTTTACGTGAGGAAACGTAGTATGGCGTGACCGTACCGATGATTTGTCGCAGATCAGAGACCTTCTGTTCGCGACACCACTGTCTGATTTCGTCAAGCGCCTGCACGATCCACTCCGGACCGCGGCGGATCAGAGCCGTACAACATTGCACCGCCGTGGCGCCCGCCAGCATGAATTCGATGACGTCGGCTCCCCGCGTCACTCCGCCGCACGCGATAACCGGAATGCGAACCGCCTGCGCGATGTCGTACACGGCGCGCATCGCGAGCGGTTTGATGGCCGGGCCGGACAGCCACATATAGGGATTGTCCACTCCGAGCCGAGCCGCGCGTTTCTCGATGTCAATCGAAACCACCGGCCCGACCGAATTGATCGCGGCGATTCCGTCCGCTCCGCTCCGCTCGCACGCGCGGGCGTTGGCCGTGATGTCTCCGCCGTGCAATGAAAGTTTCATGAACACGGGTTTGGCCGTGAGTCGTTTGGCGGTCGAGACCAGCTCGGCGAATTGCTCGTCACGCGTGACGCCGTAGTGTGTGGATAGTTCGAATCCGTCCACGTGCGAATCGAAAAGCGGAACAAGCTGCTGTAAGTCGTCCGGCGTGTACCCGACCGATGCCAGAAGCGGAACCTTGCGAACCTTCAGCGCGGGAAGAATCTCCGTCGCCCAAACTGACGGCGCAATATCCGACCATTTCTCGACGTTGAAAAAAAGATCGCCGTCGAACGCCATACACGGTTTGGGGACTTCGGCAGGTTTGCTGGAAATGGTTTTCGTCAGGAGCGCGCCTGCCCCCGCCTCTTCGAGAGCTTGGAGCTTGCGAAGATTCGCTCCCGGCGGACCGCTGCCCGGCAGAATCGGATTCGGCAAACGAAGTCCGGCCAGCGTGACCGTCAAGTCCGTCACCTTGCGGCCCTTGTGTGGGACTCGAACTTTTTCCACAGCCGCGCCGCAGCATCACGCGCCTCCGCCATCAGCGCAAACTCATCAATGACCGTGCACACGCCATTCTCGATAATCGCCCGGCCGTTCGCATACACATAGCTTGCCGGCACATTTCCCGAAAGGCCGTAGAGAACGTGTGAAGTCCAGTTTTCGGCGGTGATGGGAGTCGGTGCTGCATACGGGAAAATCGCGAAGTCCGCCGGATCTCCCACTCGCACGAGGCCCATCTCCCGCCCGAACAGATCGGATGCGTACCGTGTGGGATTGTGAAAGAGCATCGCCTCGGCCAGCTCCGTGCGATCCGTGTTTCCTCCGCCAAGTCCCGCGTAGAGCAAGAATGCCGACCGCAGCGAAGCCAGCAGGTTGGAAGACATCCCGTCGGTTCCGAGGAGAACGCGGCTGTGGCGGAAGCGGCCCGGGTCCGAATAGCCGACGCGATTGTTGCAGTTGGATTCCGTATTGTGCGCGATTCGCAGACCGATCCGCTCGGCCAGCGCCAGCTCGCTCTCCGAAAGATGAACTCCATGCACGATCAGCGAGTGCTCATCGAGCAGGCCGAACTCCTTCAGCCGGAGGAGCGGCCCGCCGTAGCCGCGCGACTTCGCATCCCGCACATCGGCTTGATCTTCGGCTACGTGAACGTGAATCGGAATCGTCGCGGGTTTTTCGCGCGCGATTCTCTTCAGACTTTCATCACCCAACGTAAACGACGCATGCAGGCCGAACATCCCGCGCATCCGTTCGGATTTCTTCGCCACCTCACAGAATCGCAGATTCTCTTCGATAGCCTGATCGAGCGCGTTCGCTCCATTGCGGTCGGAAGTTTCGTAGCAAAGCACCGCCGACAGATGGAACGTTTCGAATGCTTCAGCGATCACGTCCAGACTTCCGGAAATAGCACGCGGTGAGGAATGATGGTCGAAAATCGTCGTGCAGCCGTGTCGCACGGATTCCAGCGCCGTCACCAGGGCCGACAGCCGCACGGTCTCCGCGTCCAGGATTTCATCCAGCTGCCACCACAGCCGTTCGAGGATTGCCGGGAAATCGGGCAGCGCTTCCTTGACTGTGATCCCCCGCGCGAGCGCCGAGTAGGCATGGTGGTGGGAGTTGATGAGTCCCGGTAGCAGGAACCCGTCGGCCAGCTCGATCCGTTCGGCACCGGCGAACTCCCGCCGTACGATTTGCGACGCTGTCGTATGGTCAGCCGCATCCAGAATAGCTCCAATCAAGCCATCCTTAATGTAGATTTCACAGTCACTTCGGAATTCTCCACCGCCGTCAGCCAGATAGCCGACCTGGAACACCCGCTGAATCATGCTGCCGATTCTACCCTTCACTCTTTGAGGACTATCCTGTAAATTTACTACATCTTACTCGGATTGGCAAGGGCAGGCGCAGCGATTGATTTTTCGGTTCTCAGGCTCAAAATACGAAGGACTCCGGATCCGCAGGAGAAAACATCAGTGGATCAACACAAGGGAACCCATGCCTCCGAATAATGCGATTGCCTATTCTTACTTACTCTCTTGGGAATATGGCCCTCTTGACAATGCAATTAAAGAGCGGCAAATTTAAGTAAGCATCGGCAATGGGAGAACGGGAGCATGGCGGTGCGGCGGACAAATTGGGGAGACAACATGTTGAGAAGGTTTTCCATGACCTTGCGGCACGGATGCGGCAAGGTTTTCTCGTTTGTAGACAAAACGGTATGCATCCGCTTGGTAGCCATAGCACTTCTCTTCTCTGGAGGAGGTATAGTCTGGGGACAGCCGGAATGGGAGGATATATCACCAATTCCGGGTCATGAGGTATTGCAGATTCCTGAAATCGTAACTCAAGAAGAAGGATTGTGGGCTGTGGTTTGTTCTCACACCCGTCCTGGGGGCTGTTTTGATATGCAGTTCCGACCGTACTTCAGTCCTGACTTCGGGGATACGTGGGAACTGCGCGACAGCGGATTTCCGACTGATCTTGGTGTGACAGCAGTGGCGGTGAATCCATCGAATCCTCAAAACTTGATGGCATCAGTGACTGGTCCGGTGGGAACCAACCTCGGCCCATGGATGTCCACCGATCAAGGCTTGTCATGGCGGCCACTGATGGACCGTCACTATGTAACCAATCCCTTTTTCAATGAGTGGTCACAGACCGGATGGTATTCTGACGGTGCCCATGGATGGTTCGCCGTCTTTGTATTTCAGGGGGGAGGGTATGACTATGTAACGGCGGACAGCGGCTTGACATGGGACAGTCTGGGCCCTGTGAATGAATCCGCCCGTTTTCATTTCTTTGCGCATCCCAGTCTGCCAAACATAGCCCTTTGGCAAGGGGATCGTCTCTATCGAACGCTGGACTTTGGATATCACTGGGAGGCTTGTACCGGTCCGTTTTCGAACTTCATTTTCGGGACCGTCGGTAATGCTCCGGAACAGATCTTCGCCATAGCCTATTGTCGGGTGGCGCTTCCCCATCCCCATCTG is a window encoding:
- a CDS encoding YgeY family selenium metabolism-linked hydrolase, with the protein product MNDLCQQIRRRAVDRLNDTVRFLCDLVRIPSFSRKEREVVAVIRREMEAAQFDEIRVDGLGNIIGRIGNGPRVVAFDAHIDTVYAGERSLWSFDPFTPKVEDGKVWGRGTVDQKGGMAAMISAGRIIKEFDLSGDLTILFVGSVMEEECDGLCWQYLIREERIRPELVVITEPTDLKIHRGQRGRMEMRVKVGGLSCHGSAPERGDNAIYKISRIALEIEKLNERLAFDEFLGKGTVAVTEASSSSPSLCAVPDGASLWIDRRLTTGETKEIAVVEIQDAAARAGYTDAIVEVPKYEEAAYTGLCYPTEKYYPTWTTAPDAPELAIAVRAYHRLFEREPVVDKWTFSTNGVVISGIHGIPCVGLGPGNEVYAHAPNEACPVEQLRDASAFYAALVAELNGRL
- a CDS encoding diguanylate cyclase: MEKVRVPHKGRKVTDLTVTLAGLRLPNPILPGSGPPGANLRKLQALEEAGAGALLTKTISSKPAEVPKPCMAFDGDLFFNVEKWSDIAPSVWATEILPALKVRKVPLLASVGYTPDDLQQLVPLFDSHVDGFELSTHYGVTRDEQFAELVSTAKRLTAKPVFMKLSLHGGDITANARACERSGADGIAAINSVGPVVSIDIEKRAARLGVDNPYMWLSGPAIKPLAMRAVYDIAQAVRIPVIACGGVTRGADVIEFMLAGATAVQCCTALIRRGPEWIVQALDEIRQWCREQKVSDLRQIIGTVTPYYVSSRKIK
- a CDS encoding amidohydrolase family protein → MKGRIGSMIQRVFQVGYLADGGGEFRSDCEIYIKDGLIGAILDAADHTTASQIVRREFAGAERIELADGFLLPGLINSHHHAYSALARGITVKEALPDFPAILERLWWQLDEILDAETVRLSALVTALESVRHGCTTIFDHHSSPRAISGSLDVIAEAFETFHLSAVLCYETSDRNGANALDQAIEENLRFCEVAKKSERMRGMFGLHASFTLGDESLKRIAREKPATIPIHVHVAEDQADVRDAKSRGYGGPLLRLKEFGLLDEHSLIVHGVHLSESELALAERIGLRIAHNTESNCNNRVGYSDPGRFRHSRVLLGTDGMSSNLLASLRSAFLLYAGLGGGNTDRTELAEAMLFHNPTRYASDLFGREMGLVRVGDPADFAIFPYAAPTPITAENWTSHVLYGLSGNVPASYVYANGRAIIENGVCTVIDEFALMAEARDAAARLWKKFESHTRAAR